One window from the genome of Saimiri boliviensis isolate mSaiBol1 chromosome 2, mSaiBol1.pri, whole genome shotgun sequence encodes:
- the FBXW5 gene encoding F-box/WD repeat-containing protein 5 isoform X2, translated as MDEGGTPLLPDSLVYQIFLSLGPADVLAAGLVCRQWLNVSRDEFLWREQFYRFYQVARDVPRHPAAKSWLEEFQRLYDTVPCVEVQTLREHTDQVLHLSFSHSGYQFASCSKDCTVKVWSNDLTISLLHSVDMRPYNWSYTQFSQFNQDDSLLLASGVFLGPHNSSSGEIAVISLDSFLLLSRVRNKPYDVFGCWLTETSLISGNLHRIGDITSCSVLWLNNAFQDVESENVNVVKRLFKIQNLNASTIRTVMVADCSRFDSPDLLLDAGDPGTSPCRVFDLGGGDDDEVASPAPAHAREGLGHFLDRVLEGRAQPQLSDCMLETKVAELLAQGHTKPPEHSAAGARSKYLIFTTGCLTYSPHQIGIKQILPHQMTTAGPVLGEGRGSDAFFDALDHVIDVHGHIIGMGLSPDNRYLYVNSRAWPRGAVVADPMQPPPIAEEIDLLVFDLKTMREVRRALRAHRAYTPNDECFFIFLDVSRDFVASGAEDRHGYVWDRHYNICLAKLRHNDVVNSVAFSPQEQELLLTASDDATIKAWRSPRTMRVL; from the exons ATGGACGAGGGCGGCACGCCCCTGCTCCCCGACAGCCTGGTCTACCAGATCTTCCTGAGCCTGGGCCCGGCCGACGTGCTGGCCGCGGGGCTGGTGTGCCGCCAGTGGCTCAACGTGTCGCGGGACGAGTTCCTGTGGAGGGAGCAGTTCTACCGCTTCTACCAGGTGGCCCGCGACGTGCCCCGACACCCAG CGGCCAAGTCCTGGTTGGAGGAGTTCCAGCGGCTGTATGACACGGTGCCCTGTGTGGAGGTGCAGACGCTGCGTGAGCACACGGACCAGGTCCTGCACCTCAGCTTCTCCCACTCAGGCTACCAGTTCGCGTCCTGCTCGAAGGACTGCACTGTGAAG GTCTGGAGCAACGACCTGACCATCTCGCTGCTGCACAGCGTGGACATGCGGCCGTACAACTGGAGCTACACGCAGTTCTCGCAGTTCAACCAGGACGACTCGCTGCTGCTGGCCTCCGGGGTGTTCCTGGGGCCGCACAACTCCTCCTCCGGCGAGATCGCGGTCATCAGCCTAG ACTCCTTCCTGCTGCTGTCCCGCGTGCGGAACAAGCCCTACGACGTCTTTGGCTGCTGGCTGACGGAGACCAGCCTCATCTCGGGTAACCTGCACCGCATCGGAGACATCACCTCCTGCTCTGTCCTGTGGCTCAACAACGCCTTCCAG GACGTGGAGTCAGAGAACGTCAATGTGGTGAAGCGGCTGTTCAAGATCCAGAACCTCAATGCCAGCACCATCCGTACGGTGATGGTAGCCGACTGCAGCCGCTTCGACAGCCCCGACCTCCTGCTGGACGCTGGTGACCCGGGCACGTCCCCCTGCCGCGTCTTTGACCTGGGCGGCGGCGACGACGACGAGGTGGCCAGCCCGGCCCCCGCCCACGCCAGGGAGGGCTTGGGGCACTTTCTGGACCGTGTGCTGGAGGGGCGGGCGCAGCCACAGCTGTCGGACTGCATGCTGGAGACCAAGGTGGCCGAGCTGCTGGCCCAGGGCCACACCAAGCCCCCTGAGCACAGCGCCGCAGGCGCCAGGAGCAAGTACCTCATCTTCACCACCGGCTGCCTCACCTACTCCCCACACCAGATCG GCATCAAGCAGATCCTGCCACACCAGATGACCACGGCGGGGCCTGTGCTGGGCGAGGGCCGGGGCTCCGACGCCTTCTTCGATGCGCTGGACCACGTCATAGACGTGCACGGCCACATCATTGGCATGGGCCTGTCACCCGACAACAG GTACCTGTACGTGAACAGCCGCGCCTGGCCCCGCGGCGCGGTGGTGGCCGACCCCATGCAGCCGCCGCCCATCGCCGAGGAGATCGACCTGCTGGTGTTCGACCTGAAGACCATGCGGGAGGTGAGGCGGGCGCTGCGTGCGCACCGTGCGTACACGCCCAACGACGAGTGCTTCTTCATCTTCCTGGACGTCAGCAGGGACTTCGTGGCCAG CGGAGCAGAAGACCGGCATGGCTACGTCTGGGACCGCCACTACAACATTTGCCTGGCCAAGCTGCGGCACAACGACGTGGTCAACTCGGTGGCCTTCAGTCCCCAGGAGCAGGAGCTGCTGCTGACGGCCAGCGACGACGCCACCATCAAAGCCTGGCGCTCACCACGCACCATGCGCGTCCTCTAG
- the FBXW5 gene encoding F-box/WD repeat-containing protein 5 isoform X1 yields MDEGGTPLLPDSLVYQIFLSLGPADVLAAGLVCRQWLNVSRDEFLWREQFYRFYQVARDVPRHPAAKSWLEEFQRLYDTVPCVEVQTLREHTDQVLHLSFSHSGYQFASCSKDCTVKVWSNDLTISLLHSVDMRPYNWSYTQFSQFNQDDSLLLASGVFLGPHNSSSGEIAVISLDSFLLLSRVRNKPYDVFGCWLTETSLISGNLHRIGDITSCSVLWLNNAFQDVESENVNVVKRLFKIQNLNASTIRTVMVADCSRFDSPDLLLDAGDPGTSPCRVFDLGGGDDDEVASPAPAHAREGLGHFLDRVLEGRAQPQLSDCMLETKVAELLAQGHTKPPEHSAAGARSKYLIFTTGCLTYSPHQIGIKQILPHQMTTAGPVLGEGRGSDAFFDALDHVIDVHGHIIGMGLSPDNRYLYVNSRAWPRGAVVADPMQPPPIAEEIDLLVFDLKTMREVRRALRAHRAYTPNDECFFIFLDVSRDFVARRPAWLRLGPPLQHLPGQAAAQRRGQLGGLQSPGAGAAADGQRRRHHQSLALTTHHARPLGASPAASRLLLLACQPETLRGAGRTGATGAPRGHHPGPVALF; encoded by the exons ATGGACGAGGGCGGCACGCCCCTGCTCCCCGACAGCCTGGTCTACCAGATCTTCCTGAGCCTGGGCCCGGCCGACGTGCTGGCCGCGGGGCTGGTGTGCCGCCAGTGGCTCAACGTGTCGCGGGACGAGTTCCTGTGGAGGGAGCAGTTCTACCGCTTCTACCAGGTGGCCCGCGACGTGCCCCGACACCCAG CGGCCAAGTCCTGGTTGGAGGAGTTCCAGCGGCTGTATGACACGGTGCCCTGTGTGGAGGTGCAGACGCTGCGTGAGCACACGGACCAGGTCCTGCACCTCAGCTTCTCCCACTCAGGCTACCAGTTCGCGTCCTGCTCGAAGGACTGCACTGTGAAG GTCTGGAGCAACGACCTGACCATCTCGCTGCTGCACAGCGTGGACATGCGGCCGTACAACTGGAGCTACACGCAGTTCTCGCAGTTCAACCAGGACGACTCGCTGCTGCTGGCCTCCGGGGTGTTCCTGGGGCCGCACAACTCCTCCTCCGGCGAGATCGCGGTCATCAGCCTAG ACTCCTTCCTGCTGCTGTCCCGCGTGCGGAACAAGCCCTACGACGTCTTTGGCTGCTGGCTGACGGAGACCAGCCTCATCTCGGGTAACCTGCACCGCATCGGAGACATCACCTCCTGCTCTGTCCTGTGGCTCAACAACGCCTTCCAG GACGTGGAGTCAGAGAACGTCAATGTGGTGAAGCGGCTGTTCAAGATCCAGAACCTCAATGCCAGCACCATCCGTACGGTGATGGTAGCCGACTGCAGCCGCTTCGACAGCCCCGACCTCCTGCTGGACGCTGGTGACCCGGGCACGTCCCCCTGCCGCGTCTTTGACCTGGGCGGCGGCGACGACGACGAGGTGGCCAGCCCGGCCCCCGCCCACGCCAGGGAGGGCTTGGGGCACTTTCTGGACCGTGTGCTGGAGGGGCGGGCGCAGCCACAGCTGTCGGACTGCATGCTGGAGACCAAGGTGGCCGAGCTGCTGGCCCAGGGCCACACCAAGCCCCCTGAGCACAGCGCCGCAGGCGCCAGGAGCAAGTACCTCATCTTCACCACCGGCTGCCTCACCTACTCCCCACACCAGATCG GCATCAAGCAGATCCTGCCACACCAGATGACCACGGCGGGGCCTGTGCTGGGCGAGGGCCGGGGCTCCGACGCCTTCTTCGATGCGCTGGACCACGTCATAGACGTGCACGGCCACATCATTGGCATGGGCCTGTCACCCGACAACAG GTACCTGTACGTGAACAGCCGCGCCTGGCCCCGCGGCGCGGTGGTGGCCGACCCCATGCAGCCGCCGCCCATCGCCGAGGAGATCGACCTGCTGGTGTTCGACCTGAAGACCATGCGGGAGGTGAGGCGGGCGCTGCGTGCGCACCGTGCGTACACGCCCAACGACGAGTGCTTCTTCATCTTCCTGGACGTCAGCAGGGACTTCGTGGCCAG AAGACCGGCATGGCTACGTCTGGGACCGCCACTACAACATTTGCCTGGCCAAGCTGCGGCACAACGACGTGGTCAACTCGGTGGCCTTCAGTCCCCAGGAGCAGGAGCTGCTGCTGACGGCCAGCGACGACGCCACCATCAAAGCCTGGCGCTCACCACGCACCATGCGCGTCCTCTAGGTGCCTCGCCGGCGGCCTCGCGCCTTCTTCTCCTGGCTTGCCAGCCAGAGACGCTGAGGGGTGCCGGCCGCACTGGAGCCACTGGGGCCCCTCGAGGACATCACCCGGGCCCTGTGGCTCTTTTCTGA
- the C8G gene encoding complement component C8 gamma chain, producing MLPPGTAILLTLLLAAGSLGQRPRRPPQPRSPISSIQPKANFDAQQFAGTWLLVAVGSACRFLREQNHRAEATTLHVAPQGTAMAVSTFRKLDGICWQVRQLYRDTKVPGRFLLQARGARGAVHVVVAETDYQSFAVLYLERAGQLSVKLYARSLPVSDSVLSGFEQRVREAHLTEDQIFFFPNYGFCEDADQFHILDEVRR from the exons ATGCTGCCCCCTGGGACTGCAATCCTCTTGACTCTGCTCCTGGCAGCCGGCTCGCTGGGCCAGAGGCCtcggaggcctccccagccccgaTCCCCCATCAGCAGCATCCAGCCCAAGGCCAATTTTGATGCTCAGCAG TTTGCAGGTACTTGGCTCCTTGTGGCTGTGGGCTCTGCCTGCCGATTCCTGCGGGAGCAGAACCACCGGGCTGAGGCCACCACACTGCATGTGGCTCCCCAGGGCACAGCCATGGCTGTCAGCACCTTCCGAAAGCT GGATGGGATCTGCTGGCAGGTGCGCCAGCTCTACAGAGACACGAAGGTCCCTGGCCGCTTCCTGCTTCAAG CCCGAGGCGCCCGAGGGGCTGTGCACGTGGTTGTCGCTGAGACCGACTACCAGAGTTTCGCTGTTCTCTACCTGGAGCGGGCAGGGCAGCTGTCGGTGAAGCTCTACG CCCGCTCCCTCCCTGTGAGCGACTCTGTTCTGAGTGGGTTTGAGCAGCGGGTCCGGGAGGCCCACCTGACTGAGGACCAGATCTTCTTTTTCCCCAACTACG GCTTCTGCGAGGATGCAGACCAGTTCCACATCCTGGACG AAGTGAGAAGGTGA